In one window of Acaryochloris thomasi RCC1774 DNA:
- a CDS encoding methyltransferase domain-containing protein — MVMQLANVVPFGRSFDEYQQMFSLCTSDLSKQILGVGDGPASFNAEATQQGFQVTSIDPVYAFNGAEIQQRFDAVVDDIIDQVKSSPDDWIWSYHQSPEDLRQNREQVLQKFLQDYESGKQAGRYLVGELPNLPFADNQFDLALCSHFLFLYSDHVDEAFHHSAIHEMLRISSEIRIFPLLTLMLEQSSYLDSVMQTFKTSGYAVHLTQVPYELQKGGNQMLVIRQTFPSSPSVTLQ; from the coding sequence ATGGTCATGCAACTCGCAAACGTCGTTCCCTTCGGACGATCCTTTGACGAATATCAGCAAATGTTTAGTCTATGCACAAGCGATCTGAGTAAACAGATTCTAGGCGTCGGTGATGGACCCGCTAGCTTCAACGCCGAAGCAACCCAGCAAGGATTTCAAGTCACCTCAATCGATCCTGTCTATGCTTTCAACGGTGCCGAGATTCAGCAGCGCTTCGATGCCGTAGTCGATGACATTATCGACCAAGTCAAATCCTCTCCAGATGACTGGATCTGGTCTTACCATCAGTCACCTGAAGATCTGCGCCAGAACCGAGAGCAGGTGCTTCAGAAATTCCTGCAGGACTATGAATCAGGGAAGCAGGCAGGTCGTTATCTTGTCGGTGAGCTGCCTAATTTGCCGTTTGCCGATAACCAATTTGACCTCGCGCTGTGCTCTCACTTCTTATTCCTGTACTCTGATCATGTGGATGAAGCCTTTCATCACAGCGCTATTCACGAGATGTTGCGCATCAGTTCTGAGATTCGAATCTTTCCGCTGCTGACGCTAATGCTGGAGCAATCGTCCTATCTTGATTCAGTCATGCAGACTTTCAAAACATCCGGCTATGCGGTACATCTGACTCAAGTTCCCTACGAGCTTCAGAAAGGTGGCAATCAAATGCTCGTGATCCGCCAGACTTTCCCTAGCTCCCCCTCCGTCACATTGCAGTGA
- a CDS encoding rhodanese-like domain-containing protein: MNRKLLSISLSVLLSVGSVGCNLIPASDEIAPPQLLEQIEAQAAPVILDVRSAREYREGHIPGAINIEFRQLPQRLSELPTATGQTIVVYCETGVRAAVANVTLQNAGYTTILQLDGHMKAWRSKGLPIEQFAS, encoded by the coding sequence ATGAACCGTAAGCTTCTCTCTATTTCGTTAAGCGTACTGCTGAGTGTAGGAAGTGTTGGCTGCAATCTTATTCCTGCGAGTGACGAGATCGCACCTCCCCAACTCCTCGAACAAATTGAGGCTCAAGCCGCTCCCGTTATTTTAGATGTGCGATCTGCCCGTGAATATCGCGAAGGACACATCCCAGGCGCTATCAATATTGAGTTTCGGCAGTTGCCCCAAAGACTAAGTGAACTCCCCACCGCGACGGGACAGACCATCGTTGTATATTGTGAAACAGGCGTTAGAGCCGCTGTTGCCAACGTCACCTTACAAAACGCAGGTTATACAACGATCCTGCAGCTAGATGGACATATGAAAGCTTGGCGATCTAAGGGTTTACCGATCGAACAATTCGCGAGCTGA
- a CDS encoding protein tyrosine phosphatase family protein, with protein sequence MLNQIKNYVQLTPTIGTSGQPTADQFSVIADAGYQSIINLAMPDSDYAIATEGSIVTTLGMAYIHIPVPFEQPTAQHLKIFIQVMDAFADRNVWVHCAANYRVSAFLYHYRQLRQGCSAQVARSPMFERWKPDDVWQAFLDLEHHKLGLDHA encoded by the coding sequence ATGCTGAATCAGATTAAAAACTACGTTCAGTTGACGCCGACAATCGGCACCTCCGGCCAGCCCACCGCTGATCAATTTAGCGTCATTGCTGACGCAGGCTATCAAAGCATCATCAACCTCGCAATGCCAGATTCAGATTACGCCATCGCGACAGAGGGGAGCATCGTTACAACGCTAGGAATGGCCTATATCCATATTCCGGTCCCCTTCGAGCAGCCCACTGCCCAACACCTGAAAATCTTCATTCAAGTCATGGATGCCTTTGCAGACCGCAACGTTTGGGTTCATTGCGCAGCGAACTATCGCGTCTCAGCCTTTCTCTACCACTATCGGCAACTCAGGCAGGGATGCTCGGCTCAAGTGGCCCGCTCTCCTATGTTTGAACGGTGGAAACCTGATGACGTTTGGCAAGCGTTCTTAGATCTAGAACATCACAAGCTTGGTCTAGATCACGCCTAA